One genomic window of Halovivax cerinus includes the following:
- a CDS encoding 23S rRNA (uridine(2552)-2'-O)-methyltransferase, producing MTGKDHYYNKAKQEGYRARSAYKLQQLDDLEGLIDRGDTVVDLGAAPGGWLQVAAERVGPNGTVVGADFQRIRPFDDEIDDRIETIRGDVTEAKTLDRIRRAAGDSDGEAGAGRGPVDVVLSDMAPNVTGEYSLDQARSLHLARTASEVALELLGPGGTFAAKVFEGPDVDDFRTDLEDEFQYVRATVPDATRDESSELYLLAIGRLTAPVAPGDELDVEIVDTGSEGDGIATVEGFRLFVPGAQPGETVRVRVDDVKPHFGFAEPIEC from the coding sequence ATGACAGGTAAGGACCACTACTACAACAAGGCGAAACAGGAGGGCTACCGTGCTCGCTCGGCCTACAAGCTCCAGCAGTTAGACGACCTCGAGGGCCTGATCGACCGGGGCGACACCGTCGTCGACCTCGGTGCCGCGCCGGGCGGCTGGCTCCAGGTCGCCGCCGAGCGCGTCGGCCCGAACGGGACCGTCGTCGGCGCCGACTTCCAGCGCATCCGGCCGTTCGACGACGAGATCGACGACCGGATCGAGACGATCCGCGGCGACGTCACCGAGGCGAAGACACTCGATCGGATCCGGCGGGCGGCAGGCGATTCCGACGGCGAAGCGGGCGCGGGACGTGGCCCCGTCGACGTCGTCCTCTCGGACATGGCGCCGAACGTCACCGGTGAGTATTCGCTCGACCAGGCCCGCTCGCTGCACCTGGCGCGAACTGCCTCGGAGGTCGCGCTCGAACTGCTCGGTCCCGGCGGCACCTTCGCGGCCAAGGTCTTCGAGGGACCGGACGTCGACGACTTCAGGACCGATCTCGAGGACGAGTTCCAGTACGTCCGCGCGACCGTCCCCGACGCTACCAGGGACGAGTCCTCGGAACTCTACCTGCTCGCGATCGGTCGGCTGACCGCACCCGTCGCGCCGGGCGACGAACTCGACGTCGAGATCGTCGACACGGGATCCGAAGGCGACGGTATCGCGACGGTCGAGGGGTTCAGACTGTTCGTCCCCGGCGCCCAACCGGGCGAGACCGTGCGCGTTCGCGTCGACGACGTCAAACCGCACTTCGGGTTCGCAGAACCGATCGAGTGCTGA
- a CDS encoding ArsR family transcriptional regulator, protein MKPETPPSDGAGGTSGASPGSFDAWLALQKATDEKRADILADVVGHPSGMPTVEELDYMNPPLSEDAIRRHLHALLDVGVVREREIEPGRRLRDFPYKFYELTEDARDLFDRNGLFPEAAWKRQYRSVEKTERIREVESMPRPDA, encoded by the coding sequence ATGAAACCCGAGACACCGCCGTCGGACGGCGCCGGAGGCACGTCCGGCGCCTCACCCGGCTCGTTCGATGCCTGGCTCGCACTCCAGAAGGCGACGGACGAGAAGCGAGCCGACATTCTGGCGGACGTCGTCGGGCACCCGTCGGGGATGCCCACCGTCGAAGAGCTCGACTACATGAACCCGCCGCTTTCCGAGGACGCGATTCGCCGGCACCTGCACGCGCTGCTGGACGTCGGCGTCGTCCGCGAACGGGAGATCGAACCCGGCCGCCGGCTCCGCGACTTCCCGTACAAGTTCTACGAACTCACCGAGGACGCCCGCGACCTCTTCGATCGGAACGGCCTCTTCCCCGAAGCCGCCTGGAAACGCCAGTATCGGTCGGTCGAGAAGACCGAACGGATTCGCGAGGTCGAATCCATGCCTCGACCCGACGCCTGA
- a CDS encoding SRPBCC family protein, giving the protein MPTYQASSVIDAPFETVWGFYDDAAGLERLTPDWLGLREPTVIGPDGEPDPDTFRPGTTISLELAPLGISGLPGSSWVVEIVDREVEDERASFVDEQVGDGGPFAAWRHVHRFVDLGDETLLVDRITYRLPTAGDLPLATPALAALVWYRHRRTRKLLEAGRSQDVGP; this is encoded by the coding sequence GTGCCCACGTACCAGGCGTCGTCCGTGATCGACGCACCCTTCGAGACCGTCTGGGGCTTCTACGACGACGCGGCCGGCCTCGAACGCCTCACGCCGGACTGGCTCGGACTCCGCGAACCGACCGTGATCGGCCCCGACGGCGAACCGGACCCCGACACGTTCCGTCCAGGGACGACGATCTCCCTCGAACTGGCTCCCCTCGGCATCTCCGGGCTCCCCGGTTCGTCGTGGGTGGTCGAGATCGTCGATCGCGAGGTCGAGGACGAGCGCGCCTCGTTCGTCGACGAGCAGGTCGGCGACGGCGGACCGTTCGCCGCGTGGCGTCACGTCCACCGCTTCGTCGACCTCGGCGACGAGACACTCCTGGTCGACCGGATCACCTACCGACTGCCGACGGCTGGGGACCTCCCGCTCGCGACGCCCGCCCTCGCGGCGCTGGTGTGGTATCGACACCGGCGAACCCGGAAACTCCTCGAAGCAGGTCGATCCCAGGACGTCGGACCGTGA
- a CDS encoding YeiH family protein, with translation MAVSRALPGLVLLALCALLARAVAPIVGVNHLLLAIAVGFALANVIDLPDWLEPGLATHEHWLAAGIVLMGASVSLGAVREAGIVVLLLVLCTVGTTVLVVETLSRVVFSLNDRFGSLLSAGSAICGVSAVVAVAGAIRARESHVAYAAATVLAFDAVTIVLYPIVGDLLGLSGQVFGIWAGVSMFSTGPVVAVGFAHSDVAGQWATMTKLARNALIGVAVLAYAWVYARDANPTRGANSTDGDGNGSSTAGASPTAGLSSTVRTLWAEFPTFVLGFLALAVLSSLGALSPSHRATFETTSDWVFLLAFVGLGTEIRLAELRRTGVTPAFVVLLSFSVVSTLSLAALLLVV, from the coding sequence ATGGCCGTCTCTCGAGCGCTGCCCGGACTGGTCCTGCTCGCCCTCTGTGCCCTCCTCGCCCGTGCCGTCGCCCCGATCGTCGGCGTCAATCACCTGCTCCTCGCGATCGCCGTCGGGTTCGCGCTGGCGAACGTGATCGACCTCCCCGACTGGCTCGAACCCGGACTCGCGACCCACGAGCACTGGTTGGCGGCCGGCATCGTCCTCATGGGCGCGTCGGTCTCCCTCGGTGCAGTGCGCGAGGCGGGCATCGTCGTTCTCCTCCTCGTCCTGTGTACGGTCGGAACGACGGTCCTCGTCGTCGAAACACTCTCGCGAGTCGTCTTCTCGCTGAACGATCGCTTCGGGTCGCTGCTCTCGGCCGGGAGTGCGATCTGCGGCGTCTCCGCCGTCGTCGCCGTCGCCGGAGCGATCCGTGCGCGAGAGAGTCACGTCGCGTACGCCGCGGCGACGGTGCTCGCCTTCGACGCGGTGACGATCGTTCTCTACCCGATCGTCGGCGACCTCCTCGGCCTCTCCGGTCAGGTTTTCGGCATCTGGGCAGGCGTGAGCATGTTCTCGACGGGTCCCGTCGTCGCCGTGGGATTCGCCCACTCCGACGTCGCTGGCCAGTGGGCGACGATGACGAAACTCGCTCGCAACGCCCTGATCGGTGTCGCCGTCCTCGCGTACGCCTGGGTCTACGCTCGCGACGCAAATCCAACTCGCGGCGCGAACTCCACTGACGGTGACGGGAACGGGTCGTCGACCGCCGGCGCGTCACCGACCGCCGGCCTGTCGTCGACGGTTCGAACGCTCTGGGCCGAGTTCCCGACGTTCGTCCTCGGCTTTCTCGCCCTCGCCGTCCTGTCGAGTCTCGGCGCGCTATCGCCGTCACACCGGGCCACGTTCGAGACCACCTCCGACTGGGTGTTCCTGCTCGCGTTCGTCGGGCTCGGAACGGAGATCCGGCTCGCGGAGCTGCGACGGACCGGCGTCACGCCCGCGTTCGTCGTGTTGCTTTCGTTCTCCGTCGTCAGCACGCTGTCGCTCGCGGCGCTTCTCCTGGTCGTCTAG
- a CDS encoding thiamine pyrophosphate-dependent dehydrogenase E1 component subunit alpha: MYENMVTARHYEERLQEEYLEGKQPAFDISAGPIPGELHLAAGHEASGAGVCQHLRDDDTVTAPHRPHHIAIAKGVDLKRMTAEIFGRETGLGTGKGGHMHLFDPDVNFACSGIIAEGCPPAVGAGLAAKKRNTDSVAVAFLGEGAIDQGGFLESLNMASVHELPVVFVIEDNDWAISMPKERITDLENGARRADGFGLRGERVDADDAVAVYEAAGEAIGRARDRNGPTLLELQVHRRMGHFMGDPETYRSESDATAAQERDSIERLEADLRAEGVDDETIEELRSRAHDRVEEAIEWAKDQPEPEPAAAHEDVFSNPPSGVTDTEPEITGHGGED, translated from the coding sequence CTGTACGAGAACATGGTGACCGCGCGTCACTACGAAGAGCGCCTCCAGGAGGAGTACCTGGAGGGAAAGCAACCGGCGTTCGACATCTCGGCCGGTCCGATCCCGGGTGAACTCCACCTCGCGGCCGGCCACGAGGCCTCGGGCGCGGGCGTCTGTCAACACCTTCGAGACGACGATACGGTCACGGCGCCGCACCGTCCGCACCACATCGCCATCGCGAAGGGCGTCGATCTAAAGCGGATGACGGCCGAGATCTTCGGCCGTGAGACCGGACTCGGGACGGGCAAGGGCGGGCACATGCACCTCTTCGATCCCGACGTGAACTTCGCGTGCAGTGGGATCATCGCGGAGGGGTGTCCGCCGGCGGTCGGTGCCGGCCTCGCCGCGAAGAAGCGCAACACGGACAGCGTCGCCGTGGCGTTCCTCGGCGAGGGCGCGATCGATCAGGGTGGGTTCCTCGAATCCCTCAACATGGCGAGCGTCCACGAACTCCCCGTCGTATTCGTGATCGAGGACAACGACTGGGCGATCAGCATGCCGAAAGAGCGGATCACCGACCTCGAAAACGGTGCCCGGCGCGCCGACGGGTTCGGCCTCCGGGGCGAGCGCGTGGACGCCGACGACGCCGTCGCCGTCTACGAGGCCGCCGGGGAGGCGATCGGACGCGCTCGCGACCGGAACGGCCCGACGCTGCTCGAACTGCAGGTCCACCGACGAATGGGCCACTTCATGGGCGATCCGGAGACCTATCGTTCTGAGTCCGACGCGACGGCGGCCCAGGAGCGCGACTCGATCGAGCGGCTGGAAGCCGACCTCCGCGCCGAGGGCGTCGACGACGAGACTATCGAGGAGCTTCGATCACGCGCCCACGATCGCGTCGAGGAGGCGATCGAGTGGGCAAAGGACCAGCCCGAACCGGAACCGGCGGCCGCGCACGAGGACGTGTTCTCGAATCCGCCCTCGGGCGTGACCGATACCGAGCCCGAGATTACGGGACACGGAGGTGAGGACTGA
- a CDS encoding ATP-binding protein: MRLVSAAVDRYGPLSGFEPPCADDLTIVAGPNESGKTLFLEGLLRLLDPDVTAHMDPGPRVDGSPVGRVVVTDGDDRHDLGDGTTLGDVSRIEPHHLSTLFVVRDGDLALPETSAYYTSLVEYLGDVHTSEIDDVREGLLETGRLTASRLDLADREYDTKTAKADADALAADIEAYVERSTTDGTDDLARRRRALRAERRSVATALETQETARELATLDEAASHLETYRTATETIRSTDVDRETLDELRTLSNDAEHASGRITELDDDLDRKRTALDRHRNAVDRTRDRRTELAQREAAVSNVEAALDDYRERRDPSGGDEATEAFDSRLALRRLATAAGLVGAGIAGGVSALVATAGGGPGPVAAVVAGLALAVAVVAWASHRRLAARAAESSADEATLLRAARDAGFDVDEVTEIPVRIRAYRDELDGVRTRVRELDERVSQTADRVAELEADRRAAVEERDRLRAELEATLRDADVDSIEAYERRVERVETADRRRSNAAVALSTELGDPDETGSTGAADRESVAASPNHGAKIDRWEAALADRRAAVDADGIEPDAYDEAEHERLGSRLDDIDAELADVEAALDDHRDRLDAFERRVGDLSLPPFVDSAPSLQARTVDGLRAVADELRDVSAAIEDNAELSRKAIEVLDEMRDAEERKAAALFAPDGPASETFAHLTDGRYAGVAYDPDAETISVERADGAALPAEQLSKGTRDQLYFAARLSLARQVLGGRPGFLLLDDPFLAADRTRLRNGFETLRTLADDGWQVLYFTAKPEVSERMADEFACTVHEMEPLSVPD; this comes from the coding sequence ATGCGACTCGTGAGCGCCGCAGTCGACCGGTACGGGCCCCTGTCCGGCTTCGAGCCGCCGTGTGCGGACGACCTGACGATCGTCGCCGGGCCGAACGAATCGGGCAAGACGCTCTTTCTGGAGGGGCTACTCCGACTACTCGATCCCGACGTGACGGCGCACATGGACCCCGGCCCGCGCGTCGACGGCTCGCCGGTCGGTCGGGTGGTCGTCACCGACGGCGACGACCGGCACGACCTGGGCGACGGGACGACGCTCGGCGACGTCTCCCGGATCGAGCCACACCACCTCTCCACGCTGTTCGTCGTCAGGGACGGCGACCTCGCCCTCCCGGAGACCTCGGCGTACTACACCTCCCTGGTCGAGTATCTCGGTGACGTCCACACGAGCGAAATCGACGACGTCCGCGAGGGGCTGCTGGAGACGGGACGGCTCACGGCGTCCCGACTCGACCTCGCGGATCGCGAGTACGACACGAAGACTGCGAAGGCCGACGCCGACGCGCTCGCGGCGGATATCGAAGCGTACGTCGAGCGGTCGACGACTGATGGAACCGACGACCTGGCTCGGCGTCGACGGGCGCTTCGAGCGGAGCGTCGATCGGTGGCGACCGCCCTCGAGACGCAGGAAACGGCGCGGGAACTCGCGACCCTCGACGAGGCCGCGTCGCACCTGGAGACCTACCGGACCGCCACGGAGACGATCCGTTCCACCGACGTGGACCGGGAGACGCTGGACGAGCTTCGAACGCTCTCGAACGACGCTGAACACGCGAGTGGGCGAATCACGGAGCTCGACGACGATCTCGACCGCAAGCGGACGGCACTCGACCGCCACCGCAACGCGGTAGACCGGACGCGCGACCGGCGAACGGAACTCGCCCAGCGCGAAGCGGCCGTCTCGAACGTCGAAGCGGCCCTCGACGACTACCGGGAGCGGCGCGATCCCTCGGGCGGAGACGAGGCGACCGAGGCGTTCGACTCCCGACTCGCGTTGCGACGCCTGGCCACCGCGGCCGGACTCGTCGGGGCCGGTATCGCCGGCGGAGTGAGTGCGCTCGTGGCAACGGCGGGCGGCGGGCCGGGACCCGTCGCCGCCGTCGTCGCCGGCCTGGCGCTCGCCGTCGCCGTCGTCGCCTGGGCGTCCCATCGCCGACTGGCGGCGCGGGCAGCGGAATCCTCGGCCGACGAGGCGACCCTCCTGCGAGCGGCGCGCGACGCGGGGTTCGACGTCGACGAGGTGACGGAGATCCCGGTCCGGATTCGGGCGTACCGGGACGAACTGGACGGCGTCCGGACGCGCGTTCGGGAACTCGACGAGCGCGTCTCGCAGACGGCCGACCGCGTCGCCGAACTCGAGGCGGACCGCCGTGCGGCGGTCGAGGAGCGCGATCGGCTCAGGGCCGAGCTGGAGGCGACGCTGCGGGACGCCGACGTCGATTCGATCGAGGCGTACGAGCGGCGCGTAGAGCGGGTCGAGACCGCCGACCGACGGCGTTCGAACGCCGCGGTCGCGCTTTCGACCGAACTCGGCGACCCCGACGAGACCGGTTCGACGGGGGCGGCCGATCGAGAGTCGGTGGCCGCGTCGCCGAACCACGGCGCGAAGATCGACCGCTGGGAGGCGGCGCTCGCCGACCGCCGGGCGGCGGTGGACGCCGACGGAATCGAACCCGACGCGTACGACGAGGCCGAGCACGAGCGCCTGGGATCGCGGCTGGACGACATCGACGCCGAGCTGGCCGACGTGGAGGCAGCCCTCGACGATCACCGCGACCGGCTCGACGCGTTCGAGCGCCGGGTCGGCGACCTCTCACTGCCGCCGTTCGTCGACTCGGCACCGTCGCTTCAGGCCCGGACGGTCGACGGACTCCGGGCCGTCGCCGACGAGTTACGCGACGTCTCGGCGGCGATCGAGGACAACGCCGAGCTCTCACGAAAGGCAATCGAGGTTCTGGACGAGATGCGCGACGCCGAAGAACGGAAGGCCGCGGCGCTGTTCGCGCCCGACGGTCCCGCCTCGGAGACGTTCGCACACCTCACCGACGGCCGGTACGCCGGCGTGGCCTACGATCCCGACGCGGAGACGATATCGGTCGAGCGGGCGGACGGCGCCGCGCTCCCGGCCGAGCAGTTGAGTAAGGGGACCCGCGACCAGCTGTACTTCGCCGCCCGCCTCTCGCTCGCCCGGCAGGTGCTCGGCGGTCGACCGGGCTTCCTGCTGCTCGACGATCCGTTCCTGGCCGCGGACCGGACCCGACTCCGAAACGGCTTCGAGACGCTCCGGACGCTCGCCGACGACGGGTGGCAAGTGCTGTACTTCACCGCGAAACCGGAAGTGTCCGAGCGGATGGCGGACGAGTTCGCGTGTACGGTACACGAGATGGAACCGCTTTCGGTCCCGGACTAG
- a CDS encoding type II toxin-antitoxin system PemK/MazF family toxin: MVQRGDVVWAPDPFKSGGGNPRPWLVVSTDQLPYPDEESIAVAFTTQSHHPGSFAVPGEAWVRGEPHTQSYVLPWSVATLKNDIHVVGTQGTVVEEFADRVTTTLNSYLDPSDTG; this comes from the coding sequence ATGGTCCAGCGAGGTGATGTCGTGTGGGCCCCCGACCCGTTCAAATCGGGTGGCGGAAACCCACGTCCGTGGCTGGTCGTATCGACGGACCAACTTCCGTATCCCGACGAAGAGTCGATCGCAGTCGCGTTCACGACGCAATCACACCATCCCGGAAGTTTCGCGGTACCGGGAGAGGCGTGGGTACGGGGTGAACCGCACACACAAAGCTACGTTCTTCCCTGGTCGGTGGCGACGCTGAAGAACGATATTCACGTCGTGGGAACCCAGGGAACGGTCGTCGAGGAGTTCGCGGACCGCGTCACCACGACACTCAACTCGTATCTCGACCCGTCCGACACCGGGTAG
- a CDS encoding class I SAM-dependent methyltransferase: protein MDDVARTVGAYESAADAYAEKYLSQSAASRYGQAFLDHLDGGRVLDVGCGPGSDLAVLADAADEVVGLDITASFLRTAKGRGNGPLVRGDMRSLPLDADAVDGIWSSASFLHVPRADAAATLAEFGRVLRSDGVAFVSVKRRESGAPDGRNFTYYDPESFRTIVADAGFDVVSHRTIDHWISILARNRP, encoded by the coding sequence GTGGACGACGTCGCTCGAACGGTCGGCGCGTACGAATCGGCCGCGGACGCGTATGCGGAGAAGTACCTCTCACAGTCGGCCGCGTCCCGCTACGGCCAGGCTTTCCTCGATCACCTAGACGGCGGACGCGTGCTGGACGTCGGCTGCGGTCCCGGCTCGGACCTGGCCGTGCTGGCCGACGCGGCCGACGAGGTGGTCGGGCTCGATATCACGGCGTCCTTTCTCCGGACGGCGAAAGGCCGGGGCAACGGGCCGCTCGTCCGGGGTGACATGCGATCGCTTCCGCTCGACGCCGACGCTGTGGACGGTATCTGGAGTAGCGCGTCCTTCCTCCACGTCCCGCGGGCCGATGCCGCGGCGACGCTGGCGGAGTTCGGCCGCGTGCTCCGGTCCGACGGCGTCGCGTTCGTCTCGGTGAAACGTCGCGAATCCGGCGCACCCGACGGCCGGAACTTCACGTACTACGATCCCGAGTCGTTCAGAACGATTGTCGCGGACGCCGGATTCGACGTGGTCTCCCACCGCACGATCGATCACTGGATTTCGATCCTCGCACGCAATCGGCCGTGA
- a CDS encoding CNNM domain-containing protein, which translates to MEPIEIVARIIAGVGLILINAYFVAVEFALTRTRQFPKSEFDADPKLRRAWKMTDDLELYLTTCQIWISGTSIALGIVAEPGLAAVFEPIFANTTLASAGAGSLLAFFLINMVHLTHGEQTPTYLGVERSKQVARYAGPLYWFAVAIKPFIVFGDWTAKATLRLFGVEMTGAWTESETGTDIIESRADLRNRLGDVLDRGELPEERREEVMNALDVGERPIRETMVPPDEIVALSTTVDFAENARRMEDRPQTRYPLVGEDLTDFRGIVYVPIFTRHREALASGDVDFEELAAPPMTLSPDTDVSDAIDQFQTEGQELALVIEDGAVVGLVTVTDLLEAIMGDIEDPIDQDLIE; encoded by the coding sequence ATGGAACCGATCGAGATCGTGGCGCGGATCATAGCGGGCGTCGGCCTCATCCTGATCAACGCCTACTTCGTCGCCGTCGAGTTCGCGCTGACGCGGACCCGGCAGTTTCCGAAATCGGAGTTCGATGCCGATCCGAAACTGCGTCGCGCGTGGAAGATGACCGACGACCTGGAGCTGTACCTGACGACCTGCCAGATCTGGATCTCGGGGACCTCCATCGCGCTGGGGATCGTCGCCGAACCGGGACTCGCGGCCGTCTTCGAGCCGATCTTCGCGAACACGACCCTGGCATCGGCCGGCGCCGGCTCGCTACTCGCGTTCTTCCTGATCAACATGGTCCACCTCACCCACGGTGAGCAGACGCCGACGTACCTCGGCGTCGAGCGCTCGAAGCAGGTCGCCCGGTACGCCGGTCCGCTGTACTGGTTCGCGGTCGCGATCAAGCCGTTCATCGTCTTCGGCGACTGGACGGCCAAGGCCACGTTGCGGCTCTTCGGTGTCGAGATGACCGGTGCCTGGACCGAATCCGAAACCGGGACGGACATCATCGAGTCCAGAGCCGACCTCCGGAACCGGCTCGGCGACGTGTTAGACCGTGGCGAACTTCCCGAGGAACGGCGCGAGGAAGTCATGAACGCCCTCGACGTCGGCGAACGACCGATCCGCGAGACCATGGTCCCGCCCGACGAGATCGTCGCCCTCTCGACGACGGTCGACTTCGCCGAGAACGCCCGCCGGATGGAAGACCGACCGCAGACCCGCTATCCGCTCGTCGGCGAGGACTTGACCGACTTCCGCGGGATCGTCTACGTCCCGATCTTCACCCGTCACCGCGAGGCGCTCGCGAGCGGTGACGTCGACTTCGAGGAACTCGCCGCCCCGCCGATGACGCTCTCGCCCGATACCGACGTCAGCGACGCCATCGACCAGTTCCAGACCGAGGGCCAGGAACTCGCGCTCGTCATCGAGGACGGCGCGGTCGTCGGTCTCGTCACGGTCACGGACCTGCTGGAGGCCATCATGGGCGACATCGAGGATCCGATCGATCAGGACCTGATCGAGTAG
- a CDS encoding MarR family transcriptional regulator, protein MPISEDEFRTIDEDTPLIDLASDTTQGTIYRFLLENADKAFRQREIVDHVDVPRGSVGPTLKRLERRGLVDHRGRYWKIADAEHATAAAGLVGAVTADEIDGGFSDEAVEEWMETAVDPIDEPDGGNGV, encoded by the coding sequence ATGCCAATCTCCGAGGACGAGTTCCGAACGATCGACGAGGACACCCCGCTCATCGACCTCGCGTCCGACACGACGCAGGGGACGATCTATCGGTTCCTCCTCGAGAACGCCGATAAGGCGTTCCGTCAGCGCGAGATCGTCGACCACGTCGACGTCCCACGAGGGAGCGTCGGCCCGACACTCAAGCGCCTCGAACGACGTGGACTTGTCGATCACCGTGGACGCTACTGGAAGATTGCCGACGCCGAACACGCGACCGCCGCTGCCGGACTGGTCGGCGCCGTGACGGCCGACGAGATCGACGGCGGATTCTCCGACGAGGCGGTCGAGGAGTGGATGGAGACCGCCGTCGACCCGATCGACGAACCCGACGGCGGGAACGGGGTGTAA
- a CDS encoding metallophosphoesterase family protein, with product MTRLVHTADVHLRTDAPERLDALEAALDVAAEADADVLTIGGDLFDRPADVDALRPDIRNRLFGDRSFEIVVIPGNHDVAAFRGDLFFGESCTVIADADHYGTWVAPDGGLRLVAVPYRETMSDDLHAALATRPAFDGTDVLLVHGSLDAPIDAEAGDESAYRYFPVTESLLADLDFEYTLAGHYHGPHHIRFEDGGEFAYPGTPASTRSSETGRRRVVCLDTESGLSFEPLESFHHLETRVTVTPGTEDDVLDELAKWVETTVTPHAAPSVVVDGVLEMAESDFADRLADVVDPQWVTDETIGAAHVTAHPVLQDFEARLAERDWDEATKEAVRTRTLRVASRTLTDRRRS from the coding sequence GTGACGCGACTCGTCCACACGGCGGACGTCCACCTCAGGACCGACGCTCCCGAGCGGCTGGACGCACTCGAAGCCGCCCTCGACGTCGCTGCGGAGGCGGACGCGGACGTCCTCACGATCGGCGGCGACCTGTTCGACCGGCCCGCAGACGTCGACGCGCTCCGGCCCGACATACGAAACCGGCTCTTCGGCGACCGGTCGTTCGAGATCGTGGTGATCCCCGGAAATCACGACGTCGCGGCGTTTCGCGGCGACCTCTTCTTCGGCGAGTCGTGCACCGTGATCGCCGACGCGGACCACTACGGTACCTGGGTCGCCCCGGACGGTGGACTTCGCCTCGTCGCCGTCCCCTACCGCGAGACGATGAGCGACGACCTGCACGCGGCGCTCGCGACGCGACCGGCGTTCGACGGCACCGACGTCCTCCTCGTGCACGGGAGCCTGGACGCGCCGATCGACGCGGAGGCGGGCGACGAATCTGCCTATCGGTACTTCCCCGTGACCGAGTCGCTCCTCGCCGACCTCGACTTCGAGTACACACTCGCTGGCCACTACCACGGGCCACACCACATTCGGTTCGAGGACGGCGGCGAGTTCGCCTACCCGGGAACGCCGGCCTCGACCCGATCGTCCGAGACCGGGCGCCGGCGCGTCGTCTGCCTCGATACGGAGTCGGGCCTCTCGTTCGAACCGCTGGAGTCCTTCCACCACCTGGAAACACGCGTCACCGTGACGCCCGGTACCGAGGACGACGTCCTCGACGAGCTCGCGAAGTGGGTCGAGACGACCGTCACGCCGCACGCTGCCCCGTCGGTCGTGGTCGACGGCGTGCTGGAGATGGCCGAGTCCGACTTCGCCGACCGACTCGCCGACGTCGTGGACCCGCAGTGGGTGACCGACGAGACGATCGGTGCCGCCCACGTCACGGCACACCCCGTCCTCCAGGACTTCGAAGCCAGACTGGCGGAGCGTGACTGGGACGAGGCGACGAAAGAAGCCGTCCGGACGCGAACGCTCCGCGTCGCGAGCAGGACACTCACGGATCGACGGAGGTCCTGA